One genomic window of Kaistia geumhonensis includes the following:
- a CDS encoding helix-turn-helix domain-containing protein: MPITTKPARRREATGVERVPPRGSDQISGILRRLRREAGMTLQELADRCGLASSTLSKIENGQMSPTYDTLLRVAGGLGLDMAELFTGKSSSDVGGRRTVTRSGHGVIRSTEQYTYEMLAAELSGKQFIPLLTTIEARSMADFPSLVRHSGEEFFYVLSGQVTLHTEHYAPTVLEPGDSCYFDSTMGHACVSSGDEPARILWICSRVVAPLTA; this comes from the coding sequence ATGCCCATCACCACCAAGCCGGCGCGCCGGCGCGAGGCGACCGGTGTCGAGCGGGTCCCGCCGCGCGGCAGCGACCAGATCTCCGGCATCCTGAGACGGCTCCGCCGCGAGGCCGGCATGACGCTGCAGGAACTCGCCGACCGCTGCGGGCTCGCCTCGTCGACGCTGTCCAAGATCGAGAACGGCCAGATGTCGCCGACCTACGACACGCTGCTGCGCGTCGCGGGAGGTCTCGGCCTCGATATGGCCGAACTCTTCACCGGAAAGAGCTCGAGCGATGTCGGCGGCCGCCGCACCGTCACGCGGAGCGGCCATGGCGTCATCCGCTCGACCGAGCAGTACACCTACGAAATGCTTGCGGCCGAGCTTTCGGGCAAGCAGTTCATTCCGCTGCTGACGACCATAGAGGCGCGGTCGATGGCCGATTTCCCGAGCCTCGTCCGTCATTCCGGCGAAGAGTTCTTCTATGTCCTCTCCGGTCAGGTGACGCTCCATACCGAGCACTATGCGCCGACCGTGCTGGAGCCGGGCGACAGCTGCTATTTCGACAGCACGATGGGCCATGCCTGCGTTTCGTCGGGCGACGAACCGGCTCGCATTCTCTGGATCTGCTCGCGAGTCGTGGCGCCGCTGACGGCCTGA